Proteins from a genomic interval of Chitinophagales bacterium:
- a CDS encoding endonuclease/exonuclease/phosphatase family protein — protein MKDTKKLSIFNSIIFKLNLVVAFALLLTYPVPFINPSSFWLSAIWGLTYPFLLLVNCGFLVYWLLKRRWQILLSLITILLGWNLLTKTIAFHIVENKSEIVETAKEGTEETPEKDATDVKIMTYNVQNFDLYNWTENVESRNKMIELIQSEQPDIINFQEFYTDDNDDSQFHNVKLLVNELGYKHYSFEKTLTLRTTNHWGLATFSKFPIVNKDRITFPETQNNIVAYSDINIKGDTIRLFNLHLQSIHLGRQDLKYLKQLGLGEKDGKQEEKTDHWKSFTSIVSKLKAAYVKRGNQARTLADHIQESPHRVIVCGDFNDTPTSYTYQTISKNLQDAFLKTGLGLGGTYAGPLPSFRIDYMLLDPSFEARSTEVIRKKYSDHYPMTCEFRIWK, from the coding sequence ATGAAGGACACCAAAAAACTATCTATCTTTAATAGCATCATCTTCAAACTCAATTTGGTGGTAGCCTTTGCGTTGCTGCTAACTTACCCTGTGCCTTTCATCAACCCTTCCAGTTTTTGGCTTTCTGCAATATGGGGACTTACCTATCCTTTTTTGCTGCTTGTCAACTGTGGTTTTTTAGTTTATTGGCTGCTCAAAAGGCGTTGGCAAATACTCTTATCCCTTATTACCATTCTATTGGGATGGAATTTATTGACCAAAACGATTGCTTTTCATATCGTTGAAAACAAAAGCGAAATCGTCGAAACTGCAAAAGAAGGCACGGAAGAAACACCCGAAAAAGACGCAACGGATGTAAAAATCATGACCTACAATGTCCAAAATTTTGACCTCTACAATTGGACAGAGAACGTAGAATCTCGCAATAAAATGATTGAGCTGATTCAAAGCGAGCAGCCCGATATCATCAATTTTCAGGAGTTTTATACAGATGATAATGATGATAGCCAGTTTCACAATGTCAAATTATTGGTCAATGAGTTGGGTTACAAGCATTACTCATTTGAAAAAACACTCACACTTAGAACAACGAATCACTGGGGTTTGGCGACTTTCTCCAAATTTCCAATTGTAAACAAAGACAGAATCACTTTCCCCGAAACGCAAAATAACATTGTAGCCTACTCCGACATCAACATCAAGGGTGACACCATTCGCCTCTTCAACCTACACCTGCAATCCATACACTTGGGGCGACAAGATTTGAAGTATTTGAAACAGTTGGGTTTGGGAGAAAAGGATGGGAAACAGGAAGAAAAGACCGATCACTGGAAATCGTTTACTTCAATTGTATCTAAACTTAAAGCCGCCTATGTCAAACGGGGCAATCAGGCACGCACTTTGGCAGACCATATCCAAGAATCTCCACATCGGGTCATTGTCTGTGGTGACTTCAACGATACGCCAACTTCTTATACCTACCAAACGATTTCGAAGAATCTGCAAGACGCTTTCCTCAAAACGGGCTTGGGTTTGGGAGGCACTTATGCGGGACCGCTGCCTTCTTTTCGGATTGACTATATGCTGCTCGATCCTTCTTTTGAAGCACGTTCCACCGAGGTCATTCGCAAAAAATATTCAGACCATTATCCAATGACTTGTGAGTTTAGGATTTGGAAATGA
- a CDS encoding T9SS type A sorting domain-containing protein: protein MRFTLILLLLSLTIMAQETYFNKNYDILEGRQTMKSLEIVGEEYFVLGPSTLTNGEDIYTIWKIDKQGEVKSLYNYGEGDNHDYLEGHLQIVEDKIFVFFSRKDSLSDSKYYLASISLEGELLWEQTYDLGILVEGARKLTPTSDKGFMMAGFSLNFPDELGQAYIVKTDSLGNMEWQKDYGSLEEDAQVNEIIELEEGGYLVMGWMSYQEAVNRNIWVFQIDSEGNMLWEETYGNGHLEECSDILEVEDGYVIVGYQYPNSILESDPNGYIFKIDKEGNMLWEKKYSGTLALNGLQLDDIFREVRELEDGSLVVIGHSRNHKDSGRLSGILMKLTSEGDSLWTKAYSNILRSNHYLWDFEVTEDNGFVMCGWSKGVESETQDGWVLKVDSLGNTCQPANCDSILTTSIQYEVTTHYPTHFYPNPAQNRVTFQHRLPKGKEAVLDVYDLQGREMGNWRLEIGDLEMDLNVEGWESGLYLYRVRIEGREVSSGKLVVEE from the coding sequence ATGAGATTTACACTTATACTCTTACTTTTATCTCTAACTATCATGGCTCAAGAAACCTATTTCAATAAGAACTACGATATTCTCGAAGGTAGGCAGACCATGAAATCATTGGAAATTGTTGGAGAGGAATATTTTGTTTTGGGACCTTCTACTCTTACTAATGGTGAAGATATATATACTATTTGGAAAATTGACAAACAAGGAGAAGTAAAAAGTTTGTATAATTATGGGGAAGGAGACAATCACGATTATTTAGAGGGACACTTACAAATTGTAGAGGATAAAATCTTTGTTTTTTTTAGCCGAAAGGATTCTCTATCAGATAGTAAATATTATTTGGCATCTATTTCTTTGGAAGGAGAACTCTTATGGGAACAGACCTATGATTTGGGAATACTGGTTGAAGGAGCTCGAAAATTGACTCCTACAAGCGATAAGGGCTTTATGATGGCAGGATTTTCTCTAAATTTCCCCGATGAATTGGGACAGGCCTATATTGTCAAAACCGATAGTTTGGGCAATATGGAGTGGCAGAAAGACTATGGTAGTTTGGAGGAAGATGCCCAAGTAAATGAAATTATCGAATTGGAAGAGGGGGGGTATCTGGTCATGGGCTGGATGTCCTATCAAGAGGCAGTGAATCGAAATATATGGGTTTTTCAAATTGATAGCGAGGGAAATATGCTGTGGGAAGAAACTTATGGAAATGGTCATTTAGAGGAATGTTCGGACATATTGGAGGTGGAAGATGGATATGTAATCGTTGGTTATCAATACCCTAATTCTATTCTTGAAAGTGACCCCAATGGATATATTTTCAAAATTGACAAAGAAGGAAATATGCTATGGGAGAAAAAATATTCAGGTACTTTAGCTCTCAATGGATTGCAATTAGATGATATTTTTCGAGAGGTACGAGAATTAGAAGACGGAAGTTTAGTCGTCATTGGGCATTCTCGCAATCACAAAGATTCGGGGCGGTTGTCTGGTATATTGATGAAACTAACATCGGAAGGAGACAGCTTGTGGACGAAAGCCTATTCTAATATTTTACGTTCTAATCACTATTTATGGGATTTTGAAGTCACAGAGGACAATGGATTTGTCATGTGTGGGTGGAGTAAAGGCGTAGAAAGCGAAACCCAAGACGGTTGGGTTCTCAAAGTAGACAGCCTCGGCAACACCTGTCAGCCCGCCAATTGCGACAGTATTTTGACTACTTCAATTCAGTACGAAGTGACGACTCATTATCCCACCCATTTTTATCCCAACCCTGCCCAAAATCGAGTGACTTTTCAGCATCGGCTGCCGAAAGGAAAGGAAGCGGTTTTGGATGTGTATGATTTGCAGGGGAGAGAAATGGGGAATTGGAGATTGGAGATTGGTGATTTGGAAATGGACTTGAATGTTGAAGGTTGGGAAAGTGGATTGTATTTGTATCGGGTGAGGATTGAAGGGAGAGAAGTGAGTAGTGGGAAATTGGTGGTGGAGGAATAG